The Bacteroidales bacterium genome has a segment encoding these proteins:
- the recA gene encoding recombinase RecA, protein MGGENNIDQIRQEKMKALEMTLGNIEKQYGKGTIMKLGDTPAENIPFIPTGSIGLDAALGVGGLPRGRVTEIYGPESSGKTTLALHAIAEAQKLGGIAAFIDAEHAFDRFYAQKLGIDIDNLLISQPDNGEQALEIVDNLIRSGAIDIIVIDSVAALTPKSEIEGEMGDSKMGLQARLMSQALRKLTANIGKTGSCCIFINQLREKIGVMFGNPETTTGGHALKFYASVRLDIRKINQIKEGEESTGNRVKVKVVKNKVAPPFKKAEFDIMYGQGISRVGEIIDLGADLGIIKKSGSWFSYGETKLGQGRDGVKKLLVDNPELADELEAKIREKLFPV, encoded by the coding sequence ATGGGTGGAGAGAATAATATTGACCAGATCAGGCAAGAGAAGATGAAAGCCCTGGAGATGACCCTGGGCAATATCGAGAAGCAGTATGGTAAGGGGACCATTATGAAACTCGGGGATACCCCGGCAGAAAATATCCCTTTTATTCCGACAGGATCCATTGGGCTGGACGCAGCATTAGGAGTTGGCGGGCTTCCCAGGGGAAGGGTTACTGAGATATATGGCCCGGAATCCAGCGGTAAAACCACACTCGCACTCCATGCTATTGCCGAGGCACAGAAGTTGGGCGGAATAGCAGCATTTATCGATGCGGAGCATGCTTTCGACCGTTTTTACGCACAAAAGCTGGGCATCGACATCGACAACCTGCTGATATCCCAGCCGGATAACGGGGAACAGGCTCTTGAGATCGTGGATAACCTGATCAGGTCGGGTGCCATTGATATCATTGTGATCGACTCGGTGGCAGCCCTCACACCCAAAAGTGAGATCGAAGGTGAAATGGGCGACTCTAAAATGGGTTTGCAAGCCAGGCTGATGTCGCAGGCGCTTCGGAAACTTACTGCCAATATCGGTAAGACAGGCTCCTGCTGCATTTTTATCAACCAGTTAAGGGAAAAAATAGGAGTGATGTTCGGCAATCCGGAAACGACAACCGGTGGACATGCCCTGAAATTCTATGCTTCTGTGCGCCTCGACATACGAAAAATTAACCAGATCAAGGAAGGCGAGGAAAGTACTGGTAACCGCGTGAAGGTAAAAGTTGTCAAGAATAAAGTCGCCCCGCCTTTTAAAAAAGCGGAGTTCGATATCATGTATGGCCAGGGCATCTCGCGTGTCGGAGAAATCATTGATCTGGGTGCCGATTTAGGCATTATTAAGAAAAGCGGGTCCTGGTTCAGCTATGGAGAAACGAAACTGGGCCAGGGAAGAGATGGTGTTAAAAAACTCCTTGTGGATAACCCTGAATTAGCTGATGAACTGGAAGCAAAAATCCGGGAAAAACTTTTTCCGGTCTGA
- the nth gene encoding endonuclease III: MKKAERYKKILEYFTLNQPVAETELVYSSPYELLVSVILSAQCTDKRVNIITPVFFKRFPSVDMLAVAKEEEVFELIKSCSYPNNKTRHLAGMARMIVEDYNGTVPSDVEHLQKLPGVGRKTAHVMASVAFNQPKLAVDTHVFRVAARIGLTYRAKNPLQTELQLVRYIPEDKISLAHHWLILHGRYVCQARRPKCEVCGISQFCKYYEMQEKKKII, translated from the coding sequence TTGAAGAAAGCTGAGCGATATAAAAAAATCCTGGAGTATTTTACATTGAATCAACCAGTCGCGGAAACTGAACTGGTATATTCTTCCCCTTATGAATTGCTGGTTTCAGTTATATTATCGGCTCAATGCACGGATAAACGGGTCAACATCATTACTCCGGTGTTCTTTAAGCGCTTTCCATCCGTGGATATGCTGGCAGTCGCCAAAGAAGAGGAGGTTTTTGAGTTGATAAAAAGTTGTTCCTATCCGAATAATAAAACCAGGCATCTTGCCGGGATGGCCAGGATGATCGTAGAAGACTATAACGGAACGGTGCCATCGGATGTGGAGCATCTTCAGAAATTACCGGGTGTAGGAAGAAAAACTGCTCACGTGATGGCATCAGTGGCATTTAACCAGCCGAAACTTGCAGTAGATACCCATGTATTCAGGGTTGCGGCAAGAATTGGCCTCACATACCGGGCTAAGAACCCGCTACAGACGGAATTACAGTTAGTACGATACATACCGGAGGATAAGATTTCTTTGGCACACCATTGGCTGATCCTGCACGGGAGATATGTCTGCCAGGCCAGGCGGCCAAAGTGCGAGGTCTGCGGAATCAGTCAGTTTTGCAAGTATTATGAGATGCAGGAAAAGAAAAAAATTATCTGA
- a CDS encoding sigma-70 family RNA polymerase sigma factor — MKAAIISDKELIGKYLNGNEKSLEKLIYRHKRKVYSYIMMVVKDDQLADDIFQDTFIKVINTIRSGSYKEEGKFIQWVMRIAHNLIIDYFRRAKRIPVISNSNDEYDIFDMVRITDPSVEEQIITDQIHEDVRALIELLPDEQKEVLIMRHYSNMSFKEIADATEVSINTALGRMRYALINLRKIIKEKNLTLSA; from the coding sequence ATGAAAGCTGCCATAATTAGCGATAAAGAGCTAATTGGTAAATATTTAAACGGTAATGAGAAGAGCCTGGAAAAACTAATCTATCGTCACAAACGCAAAGTTTATTCTTACATTATGATGGTCGTGAAAGACGATCAACTTGCTGACGACATTTTTCAGGATACTTTTATCAAAGTGATCAATACCATTCGTTCCGGTTCTTACAAAGAAGAAGGAAAATTCATCCAATGGGTGATGCGGATAGCACACAACCTTATCATTGATTATTTTCGCCGTGCAAAAAGAATCCCCGTCATCAGCAACTCCAATGATGAATATGACATTTTCGACATGGTCAGGATCACGGACCCTTCGGTCGAAGAACAGATTATCACCGACCAGATCCATGAAGATGTGCGGGCACTGATCGAACTGCTTCCCGATGAACAAAAAGAGGTCCTGATCATGCGCCATTATTCGAATATGAGTTTTAAAGAGATTGCTGATGCTACAGAAGTCAGCATCAACACAGCCCTTGGCAGGATGCGCTATGCGCTTATCAACCTGAGGAAAATCATCAAAGAGAAAAACCTGACCCTTTCGGCCTGA